The Glycine max cultivar Williams 82 chromosome 12, Glycine_max_v4.0, whole genome shotgun sequence genome window below encodes:
- the LOC102660033 gene encoding uncharacterized protein, whose translation MESVHPPRAVVFSWRLIKDRLPTRYNLLRRNVIILDQVCPLCGYYQEEDGHLFFNCKLTSGLWWESLRWSRIVGPLAAKPAAHFAQFCDGFGGGKNHKRWCRWWIALSSSIWQHRNLLVFQGHRFDPAKVMEDALLLTWSWAKTRDKKFCTSFNHWSSNLGDYFG comes from the coding sequence ATGGAATCTGTACATCCCCCAAGGGCTGTGGTTTTCTCTTGGAGACTTATCAAAGACAGATTACCCACTAGATACAACCTACTTAGAAGAAATGTAATCATTCTGGATCAGGTGTGTCCACTGTGTGGTTATTACCAAGAGGAAGATGGCCACTTGTTCTTTAATTGTAAATTGACCAGCGGACTATGGTGGGAATCTCTGAGGTGGAGTAGGATAGTTGGTCCACTTGCAGCTAAGCCAGCCGCTCATTTTGCCCAATTCTGTGATGGTTTTGGAGGTGGGAAGAATCATAAAAGATGGTGTCGATGGTGGATTGCATTATCAAGCTCAATATGGCAGCATAGGAATCTCTTGGTATTCCAAGGCCACCGGTTTGATCCAGCCAAAGTGATGGAAGACGCTTTACTCCTAACATGGTCATGGGCAAAGACCAGAGATAAAAAGTTCTGTACTTCATTCAACCACTGGTCTTCCAATCTTGGGGACTATTTTGGTTAA